Genomic window (Desulforapulum autotrophicum HRM2):
ACGACCGAACCGTTTCCCATGAAATCAGACGGTTGCTAACCCTGCCCCATGTAAATCCTGAAAAAATAATCTTTGAAATCACGGAAACAGCTGCGATTTCAAATTTTCCATCAGCCCGGACCCTCATCAATGAGGTGAAAGAACTCGGGTGCCGATTTGCCATTGATGATTTTGGAGTAGGCTTCTCATCCTTTCAATATTTAAAGGACCTTGCCGTTGATTATGTTAAGATAGACGGATCCTTTATCAGAAAAATCGACACCAGCCATGGGGACAGAATTTTTGTGAAATCCATGTCTGAAATCGCCCACGCCTTAGGCAAAAAGACCATTGCAGAGTTTGTGGAAAATGAAGCCATTGTCTCTGTTTTAAGGGAATATGAGATTGACTATGCCCAAGGGTATCATATTGGAAAACCCCAGCCAATTGAGCATCTTAATGAGTCGTCCCACTGACGCAGGTATTCAAACCGACAAACCTTAAGTTCAGCCCGGGCCTGAACCACATCGGCCCGCAGCAATGCCGGAGGGGTCACAATATGCCCATCAGCCCTGGAGGCCCTCAGCAGATATGGCTTAGTCACCCACCCGGTTTAATATAATACCCAGCCACCCGCCAGACCCCGTCCGGATCCAGCAACCCGGTGATGGTTTCCACCGATGCCCCACCATTTTCAAACCTTGTCCCATACTGGATCACCACGTATTCACCGTCGGGCGCCCCGGGAAGTGATCGAAGATATTGCCGTGAAATCAATTTCCTGGACAAAACAGCACCCAGGGGTTTTCGAACCAGGAGTAGCGACTTTTTCCACTGGTCCAGGGTAACAGCATTTTTAAAATAAGGGTCCGCACGTTCCCAGCTGTCTGTGTAGCTTTGATCGTCAACCAGCAGGAGCCATGACCGGGCAGCTGCTGTGGCCTCAACCTCCTTACTTTGATCGGCCCCCAGGGGTTGGGCTGCAATCAACCCGAGCAATACAAACAGGCAAATCCGTTTCAATACCATTGATTTCTCCTTTCCGACACCTTGCATATCCAGTCAAAGGGCGCATGCAACTTTTAGGTTTAAATCAATTATTCAACAGCTGCTGCCGAAAAGTCCTTGACAAGGGCGTTGACCCTTTTTTCAATCTCATTTCCCAGGGCCCGGACACCGTCAAGATCCATGGCCGCAGGATCAGGCAGGTCCCAGTCAACCACCCGGCATCCAGGAACCAACGGACATTCCTGGCCGCACCCCATGGTGACCAGCAAATGGGGAGAACATTTTTCCAGGATATCCCCAAGGGGCACAGGTTTCAGAAAGGCCAGGTCAATTCCCTTTTCCGCCATTGCGGCAACAACAAGGGGATTGACCTTTTCCCCTGGGGCCGATCCTGCACTGATCACCTCGATCCTGTCGCCTGCAAGAAAGCGGGCAAAGGCCGCGGCCATCTGGCTTCTGCCTGCATTTTCCCGACAGGCAAACACCCATGTCCTGCGTTGCTCAAACGGGGATAACACCCTTTGGGCAAGCAGGGCCACGTCGCCATGAACAGTCGGATGCCTTTCCATGGCTCCCCGGCTGTCGATCCCCCTGTAGCAGAGATTCTCTTCAAATGCGGCACCGGCAGCATCAAGAAAATACTTGACATTGAGTTTTATGCCGTCAAACAGATCCCTGCCATGGGTGGCGGCAGCGGCTAGGAGCACCCCCTTTCGATGGTCATGGCCAGCGTCCTTGATTTTAAACAGATACTTGCGGGACCAGAGGGTCTGGGTTCGGTCCATCAACCCCTTGATCCTGGCTGGAACCGCATAGAAATAGGTGGGAACCGAGACAACCACGACATCGGCCCGCCGCAACGGGGAAAAAAAACGTTCAGGCATTGTATCCTTAATACTGCAAAAACCCGTTCGTTCACAATTGCCGCAACCAATGCAGGGTTCAAAATTTTCCTTAACCGCATCAATAACTTCGGTTTCCCATCCCCTTTTCCGGGCCTCGGCCATGAACAAACCAAGCAGATAATCGGTGTTTCCCTTTTTCCTGGGACTCCCCTTTATGGCGAGTACAAGCATAATTTTACCCCCATGGTCGTGTGATTTAACATATTGATTTTTTAGAAATGAATCATTTTATGAAGATCAGAAGATTTTAAAAAAGACTATGGAAAATTGCCGTGTTTGTCAAACTTAAATGACCCGGTCATCATCCAGGGAATGGGGAAATTCAGGCAGAAATCGATCTTTTTTTTGCTTGACATTTTTTTTCTCTCCACCATAAAGTGTTCGCAATTAAATGCTTCAGAAGCTTTATTATTTCAACGGAGAATTCCATGGAACTTATAAAAATCATATGCGCAGTCATTCTGCCACCTTTGGGAGTGTTCATGCAGGTTGGCATTGGAAAACATTTCTGGATCAATATTATTTTAACAATACTTGGATACATTCCTGGTATCGTTCATGCAGTCTGGGTTGTTGCAAAAAACAAGTAAAAAATATTAGCGAAATGCATGGTCATCTAAATCCGCTGCCCCTGAAACAGGGGCAGCAGTCAGTCTTCCGGGTGTTAGTTGTTTTTAATTCTGGGGTCAATGGGCTGACCCTGGCAGTCCGGCGTATAGCAGGAATTATCAACAAACGAACATTTTTTTTTACACGACGGGCACTCTTCAGGCGGTGTCTCGGCCTCAAGCCGATAACCGCATTTATCACAAATCCAGCTGGTCATGGTTCCTCCTTTAATCGTTAGGGTAATATCTGACAAATATCTTTCAAAATTCATGCCACAAGGTAATAGGGTATCCCGTATTCAAATTCAGGTTGAAAAAGGATTAACCATCCCTTATAGTCATTTTAAACTTAAGAGCATTGGAACGGGCAATTTGTGCGTCGGGTTTGAACCGGTTTACACGCCACTTAATCAAGATTTTGAGGAGACACCATGAAAGACCATTTCACAGGATCTGTTTCACGGGGCAGCGACATCATCGCCAGGGCAGAGAGTGTCAAACTCGACCCCAGGGTCCTTTACGAGGCTGTCATAGACCTCTCCTCTGAAGGATTGACCACTGCAAACTGCATCAACATGGCAGCTGGCATACTGCTCAATGACCTGGGACTTCCCAATTATTTTTTTGAAAACATCACCAAGGCATCCCTGAAACAGATTCTCGCATCCATCACCTCAAGCATTACCATCAAGGACGGCAAGGTGGATCTTGTGGGCCGGGTTGCCCACATCGATTTTGACCTTGAGCATGGAAACGATGTCCAGCGGGTGAGGATTGCCACCCGGGAAACCCGGGATAACATGGAAAAGGTGCTGGAGAACCTCATTCCCGGTCACAGAAGAGAATATTACTTCAGCCCTGAGAAAGACTACTGCACCTATATCATCCGCCCTGAAACGGTACGGGATTACACAAGGGAAGAATTCAAGGCATCACGATTTCTCTTTACCCTTGCCGGCGACTTTACGACCACTCCAGAACCGACCCGCAGACGGTACGAGAAATTCCTTACCCTTTCCGAGGCTTCGGTCACCCCCCTGATCGAAGTGTTCAACCTGCCGGTCACCGGTGAAACAAGATTCATGTTCAACTCTGATTTTGCCTCTCCCCAGCTGCCCATCTTCCGACGATTGTTTAAAGACCACGGACTGGTTATGATCCGGGCCTATTGGGAGCCCTACTGGGGCAAATCTGAAGTACCTTCATCCATCTGCTCACTTTACGTCCAGGGCGAGATCTCAAGGAAAAAAGAGGCTGAGATACTCACGGATTTATCGGCATTTCTGTCGTTCAGCATCAATCCTGTGACTGAACTCTATGTCAACGGCAAATTAAATTTTAAGGAGATGCTGTTCGCCGGTAATGCCATTGACTTCACCCACATGTTCATCTTCCGGGAAAGTGAAAATGCAACGGACCGGGAAATCATGGCAAGCCTGAACAGCAAAGACCATGAAGATGCCTTTGCCGCAAGGATACACAAGTCCAACAAATCCACCTATGGCTCAAGGATTATCCAGTCCACTGCCGTGGAAAACCCCGATCTTTTAAAATTGCTATACACCCTTTTTGAGCATCGGTTTGATCCTGCCCTGGCAGGCAAGGATCTGACCGTCAACCTTGACGAAAGAATCAAGGAGTTTAACAGGCTCGTGGAGTCAAGGTTCATGGATTTCACAATTGCCCAGGATATTTTTAAATTCATGGTAAAGCTTGTGAACTGCACCTTGAAGACCAACTTCTACAAACCGGAGAAACGATCGTTCAGCTTCCGGTTTGACAATAGTGTGCTGGATCCTTTGGTCTACAACCAGTTTGTGTTTGGTATCTTTTTTGTAAACGGCCACTATGCCTGTGGCACCCATTTAAGGGCAAGCGACATTGCAAGGGGGGGATTGCGGCTCTTGAGGATCACCCCTTCCAACCACGGCAACGAGCTTGACAATGCAGTGCTGCTCAACTTTGCCCTGGGCCCAAAAGCCCAGCGCCTCAAACACAAGGATATCTGCGAAAGTGGATCCAAGGGAGTGGTGGTGCCCCATGCCACCTACGCAACCCATGCCATGGACTGCCTTTACGACTACACCGAAGGCATTCTGGATCTGATGCTTGTGGACAATTCCATTGTGGACTATTACGGCAGACCAGAGATGATCTTTTTCGGCCCGGACGAGGGAACCGCCCCCCTCATGGATGCCGTGGCCCTCCAGGCCCACCACAGGGGATATCCCCACTGGCGAACCCTGACAACGGGCAAGAGTTTTGGCATTCCCCACGACACCTTTGGCCTGCTTGACAATGGCGACACCTTTGGACTTCTGGATGCACACACCGCCGGAACTGACCTTCAGATCAACGGAAAATCCGTTGTCACGACCACGGACATGGACAAAATCCATGACCTTGTCGGGGAAAAGATACAAACCAGCGGCATGACAACCACCTGCATCATGGCGGCCTTCAGAACCCTGATATCCAGGTATAACGCCAAGGAGGAGAGTCTCAACCTCATGATGACCGGCGGGCCCGACGGTGATCTTGGGGCCAATGAAATTCAAACCTGGCAGGGCAAAATCTGCCTGATCATTGACGGGGGGTCTGTCCTCTTTGACCCCAATGGCCTTGACCGGAAAGAGCTTGAAAAGATCGCCTTCATGCGCCACTCCTCCCCTAGAAAGAATTCCCTGGCATTCCCGGTTGAAAAGCTCTCGCCCCAGGGGTTCAAGGTGCCCCTCCAATCGGCCAACACCATCCTTCCGGACGGCCGGGTGATCCGGGACGGTGCCGTGTTTCACCGGAACTTTCTCTTTGATCCGGAAAACCAGGTCTGTCTGAAAACGGCCAATATCCAGGCATTCATCCCCTGCGGCGGATTCAAAGACACGATCAACCGCAACAATATCAAGGGGTTTCTTGAAAATTTCAAAGAGCTTAAATTCATCGTGGAAGGGGCAAACGTCTTTTTTGATGATGCTTCCCGGCGCCACATTGCCGCAAAAACCGGCATAAAACAGATCAAGGATTCCACGGCAAACAAGGGCGGGGTCTTTTCAAGCTCCATTGCTGAGGTTCTCACGGCCTTTCTACTGGGGGAGGATTATGAGACAAAACTTTTAAACGACACAGCCACCCGGTGGGCCTTGATCAAAGATATCATGCTGCTGGTGGAAAAATACTCATGCGCGGAAACAG
Coding sequences:
- a CDS encoding NAD(P)H-dependent oxidoreductase, whose translation is MLVLAIKGSPRKKGNTDYLLGLFMAEARKRGWETEVIDAVKENFEPCIGCGNCERTGFCSIKDTMPERFFSPLRRADVVVVSVPTYFYAVPARIKGLMDRTQTLWSRKYLFKIKDAGHDHRKGVLLAAAATHGRDLFDGIKLNVKYFLDAAGAAFEENLCYRGIDSRGAMERHPTVHGDVALLAQRVLSPFEQRRTWVFACRENAGRSQMAAAFARFLAGDRIEVISAGSAPGEKVNPLVVAAMAEKGIDLAFLKPVPLGDILEKCSPHLLVTMGCGQECPLVPGCRVVDWDLPDPAAMDLDGVRALGNEIEKRVNALVKDFSAAAVE
- a CDS encoding NAD-glutamate dehydrogenase domain-containing protein gives rise to the protein MKDHFTGSVSRGSDIIARAESVKLDPRVLYEAVIDLSSEGLTTANCINMAAGILLNDLGLPNYFFENITKASLKQILASITSSITIKDGKVDLVGRVAHIDFDLEHGNDVQRVRIATRETRDNMEKVLENLIPGHRREYYFSPEKDYCTYIIRPETVRDYTREEFKASRFLFTLAGDFTTTPEPTRRRYEKFLTLSEASVTPLIEVFNLPVTGETRFMFNSDFASPQLPIFRRLFKDHGLVMIRAYWEPYWGKSEVPSSICSLYVQGEISRKKEAEILTDLSAFLSFSINPVTELYVNGKLNFKEMLFAGNAIDFTHMFIFRESENATDREIMASLNSKDHEDAFAARIHKSNKSTYGSRIIQSTAVENPDLLKLLYTLFEHRFDPALAGKDLTVNLDERIKEFNRLVESRFMDFTIAQDIFKFMVKLVNCTLKTNFYKPEKRSFSFRFDNSVLDPLVYNQFVFGIFFVNGHYACGTHLRASDIARGGLRLLRITPSNHGNELDNAVLLNFALGPKAQRLKHKDICESGSKGVVVPHATYATHAMDCLYDYTEGILDLMLVDNSIVDYYGRPEMIFFGPDEGTAPLMDAVALQAHHRGYPHWRTLTTGKSFGIPHDTFGLLDNGDTFGLLDAHTAGTDLQINGKSVVTTTDMDKIHDLVGEKIQTSGMTTTCIMAAFRTLISRYNAKEESLNLMMTGGPDGDLGANEIQTWQGKICLIIDGGSVLFDPNGLDRKELEKIAFMRHSSPRKNSLAFPVEKLSPQGFKVPLQSANTILPDGRVIRDGAVFHRNFLFDPENQVCLKTANIQAFIPCGGFKDTINRNNIKGFLENFKELKFIVEGANVFFDDASRRHIAAKTGIKQIKDSTANKGGVFSSSIAEVLTAFLLGEDYETKLLNDTATRWALIKDIMLLVEKYSCAETDMLINIHKKNPDQPLFSLSEKTSEQIFTLQGLVQERISDFLKQKALVWKVMEAYVPAVLIQTLGKKKIMDILDSDDMHAYRDAILTKKIASMAFYKFGLEWDLFLKQVTADFFGALATVVK
- a CDS encoding YqaE/Pmp3 family membrane protein translates to MELIKIICAVILPPLGVFMQVGIGKHFWINIILTILGYIPGIVHAVWVVAKNK
- a CDS encoding DUF4019 domain-containing protein, producing MVLKRICLFVLLGLIAAQPLGADQSKEVEATAAARSWLLLVDDQSYTDSWERADPYFKNAVTLDQWKKSLLLVRKPLGAVLSRKLISRQYLRSLPGAPDGEYVVIQYGTRFENGGASVETITGLLDPDGVWRVAGYYIKPGG
- a CDS encoding rubredoxin-like domain-containing protein yields the protein MTSWICDKCGYRLEAETPPEECPSCKKKCSFVDNSCYTPDCQGQPIDPRIKNN